From a single Vitis vinifera cultivar Pinot Noir 40024 chromosome 18, ASM3070453v1 genomic region:
- the LOC100245489 gene encoding putative UDP-glucuronate:xylan alpha-glucuronosyltransferase 3 isoform X1 yields the protein MRGPSPSPLETRLRLSASGEEGSKRRLQRSKDSKDVEKASHVPIQERNSNCKFPTLKLVLVIIICGTFVTLLHSPAVHNTDGPSDSLSRKSFVDRWIRDADDPRYTSSLQINWDQISKVIEKLDDRNEYQGVGLLNFNDKENDDWKQLLPDAEHIVLHLDHVLNNITWESLYPEWIDEEEEFEVPSCPSLPRLPVPGKPRIDLIAVKLPCNKSGDWARDVARLHLQLAAARLAATAKSYHPVRVLLVTECFPIPNLFTCKELVAREGNIWLYEPNLNTMRGKLQLPVGSCELSVPLQAKVDRFYSASAHREAYATILHSAHVYVCGAIAAAQSIRMAGSTRDLVILVDKTISEYHRGGLEAAGWKIHTIERIRNPKAERDAYNEWNYSKFRLWQLTDYDKIIFIDADLLILRNIDFLFEMPEISAIGNNATLFNSGVMVIEPSNCTFQLLMDHINEIESYNGGDQGYLNEIFTWWHRIPKHMNFLKHFWEGDEEEKKEMKTRLFGADPPVLYVLHYLGLKPWLCFRDYDCNWNVDILQEFASNVAHKRWWKIHDAMPENLQKFCLLRSKQKAALEWDRRQAEKGNYTDGHWKIKIKDPRLQTCFEDFCFWESMLWHWGETNWTDNATATLPPPTTTTASLPSL from the exons ATGAGAGGACCCTCCCCTAGCCCTTTAGAGACTCGCCTCCGACTGTCTGCTTCTGG TGAGGAGGGAAGCAAGAGAAGGCTCCAAAGAAGTAAAGACTCTAAAGATGTTGAGAAGGCCTCTCATGTTCCCATTCAAGAAAGAAATTCAAATTGCAAATTTCCTACGTTGAAACTTGTACTTGTTATTATTATCTGTGGAACTTTCGTGACATTGCTCCACTCTCCAGCGGTCCATAATACAGATGGTCCATCTGATTCTTTATCTCG GAAAAGTTTTGTAGACAGATGGATAAGGGATGCTGATGATCCACGCTATACTTCATCATTGCAAATTAACTGGGACCAAATCTCCAAAGTCATTGAGAAATTGGATGACAGGAATGAATATCAGGGAGTAGGCTTGTTAAACTTCAATGACAAAGAAAATGATGATTGGAAGCAACTGTTACCAGATGCCGAGCATATTGTTCTGCATCTGGACCATGTCTTGAACAACATTACTTGGGAATCTCTATACCCTGAATGGATAGATGAGGAGGAAGAATTTGAGGTTCCCAGTTGTCCTTCTCTGCCTAGACTTCCGGTCCCTGGAAAGCCACGGATAGATCTCATTGCTGTTAAGCTTCCCTGCAACAAGTCTGGAGACTGGGCAAGAGATGTGGCCCGTCTGCACTTGCAGCTTGCAGCGGCAAGGCTTGCTGCCACTGCTAAAAGTTATCATCCAGTCCGTGTACTTTTGGTGACCGAGTGCTTCCCAATCCCAAACCTCTTCACTTGCAAGGAACTTGTTGCACGTGAAGGAAATATATGGCTGTACGAACCCAACCTGAATACGATGAGGGGAAAGCTTCAGCTTCCAGTTGGATCCTGTGAACTTTCAGTTCCTCTCCAGGCTAAAG TAGATCGGTTTTACTCAGCATCTGCACACCGAGAAGCATATGCAACAATCCTACATTCTGCACATGTATATGTCTGTGGGGCCATTGCTGCAGCTCAGAGCATCCGCATGGCAGGTTCAACACGGGATCTTGTAATTCTTGTTGATAAAACAATCAGTGAGTATCATAGAGGAGGCTTAGAAGCGGCAGGTTGGAAAATTCATACTATTGAAAGAATTAGGAATCCAAAAGCTGAACGTGATGCCTACAATGAATGGAACTACAGCAAATTCCGTCTCTGGCAGTTGACAGACTATGATAAGATCATTTTCATTGATGCTGACCTGCTTATACTTAGGAATATTGACTTCCTATTTGAGATGCCAGAAATATCTGCGATAGGAAACAACGCCACCCTGTTCAACTCAGGTGTGATGGTGATTGAGCCATCAAATTGCACATTCCAGTTGTTGATGGATCACATCAATGAGATAGAGTCTTACAATGGTGGGGACCAGGGGTATCTGAACGAGATCTTCACATGGTGGCACCGGATTCCAAAACACATGAACTTTTTGAAGCACTTCTGGGAAGGTGACGAGGAGGAGAAGAAAGAGATGAAAACTCGTCTCTTTGGAGCTGATCCTCCAGTTCTTTATGTCCTCCACTACCTGGGTTTGAAGCCATGGCTGTGCTTTCGGGACTACGACTGCAACTGGAATGTGGACATATTGCAGGAGTTTGCAAGTAATGTTGCGCATAAAAGGTGGTGGAAGATTCACGATGCCATGCCAGAAAACCTGCAAAAGTTCTGCTTGCTTAGGTCCAAGCAGAAGGCGGCATTGGAATGGGATCGAAGACAAGCAGAGAAGGGCAATTACACAGATGGGCATtggaaaattaagataaaagatCCACGCTTACAGACATGCTTCGAAGATTTCTGCTTCTGGGAGAGCATGTTATGGCACTGGGGTGAAACAAATTGGACGGATAATGCAACTGCTACTCTGCCACCGCCTACAACGACCACGGCATCTCTCCCTTCTTTATaa
- the LOC100245489 gene encoding putative UDP-glucuronate:xylan alpha-glucuronosyltransferase 3 isoform X2: MRGPSPSPLETRLRLSASGEEGSKRRLQRSKDSKDVEKASHVPIQERNSNCKFPTLKLVLVIIICGTFVTLLHSPAVHNTDGPSDSLSRKSFVDRWIRDADDPRYTSSLQINWDQISKVIEKLDDRNEYQGVGLLNFNDKENDDWKQLLPDAEHIVLHLDHVLNNITWESLYPEWIDEEEEFEVPSCPSLPRLPVPGKPRIDLIAVKLPCNKSGDWARDVARLHLQLAAARLAATAKSYHPVRVLLVTECFPIPNLFTCKELVAREGNIWLYEPNLNTMRGKLQLPVGSCELSVPLQAKDRFYSASAHREAYATILHSAHVYVCGAIAAAQSIRMAGSTRDLVILVDKTISEYHRGGLEAAGWKIHTIERIRNPKAERDAYNEWNYSKFRLWQLTDYDKIIFIDADLLILRNIDFLFEMPEISAIGNNATLFNSGVMVIEPSNCTFQLLMDHINEIESYNGGDQGYLNEIFTWWHRIPKHMNFLKHFWEGDEEEKKEMKTRLFGADPPVLYVLHYLGLKPWLCFRDYDCNWNVDILQEFASNVAHKRWWKIHDAMPENLQKFCLLRSKQKAALEWDRRQAEKGNYTDGHWKIKIKDPRLQTCFEDFCFWESMLWHWGETNWTDNATATLPPPTTTTASLPSL, translated from the exons ATGAGAGGACCCTCCCCTAGCCCTTTAGAGACTCGCCTCCGACTGTCTGCTTCTGG TGAGGAGGGAAGCAAGAGAAGGCTCCAAAGAAGTAAAGACTCTAAAGATGTTGAGAAGGCCTCTCATGTTCCCATTCAAGAAAGAAATTCAAATTGCAAATTTCCTACGTTGAAACTTGTACTTGTTATTATTATCTGTGGAACTTTCGTGACATTGCTCCACTCTCCAGCGGTCCATAATACAGATGGTCCATCTGATTCTTTATCTCG GAAAAGTTTTGTAGACAGATGGATAAGGGATGCTGATGATCCACGCTATACTTCATCATTGCAAATTAACTGGGACCAAATCTCCAAAGTCATTGAGAAATTGGATGACAGGAATGAATATCAGGGAGTAGGCTTGTTAAACTTCAATGACAAAGAAAATGATGATTGGAAGCAACTGTTACCAGATGCCGAGCATATTGTTCTGCATCTGGACCATGTCTTGAACAACATTACTTGGGAATCTCTATACCCTGAATGGATAGATGAGGAGGAAGAATTTGAGGTTCCCAGTTGTCCTTCTCTGCCTAGACTTCCGGTCCCTGGAAAGCCACGGATAGATCTCATTGCTGTTAAGCTTCCCTGCAACAAGTCTGGAGACTGGGCAAGAGATGTGGCCCGTCTGCACTTGCAGCTTGCAGCGGCAAGGCTTGCTGCCACTGCTAAAAGTTATCATCCAGTCCGTGTACTTTTGGTGACCGAGTGCTTCCCAATCCCAAACCTCTTCACTTGCAAGGAACTTGTTGCACGTGAAGGAAATATATGGCTGTACGAACCCAACCTGAATACGATGAGGGGAAAGCTTCAGCTTCCAGTTGGATCCTGTGAACTTTCAGTTCCTCTCCAGGCTAAAG ATCGGTTTTACTCAGCATCTGCACACCGAGAAGCATATGCAACAATCCTACATTCTGCACATGTATATGTCTGTGGGGCCATTGCTGCAGCTCAGAGCATCCGCATGGCAGGTTCAACACGGGATCTTGTAATTCTTGTTGATAAAACAATCAGTGAGTATCATAGAGGAGGCTTAGAAGCGGCAGGTTGGAAAATTCATACTATTGAAAGAATTAGGAATCCAAAAGCTGAACGTGATGCCTACAATGAATGGAACTACAGCAAATTCCGTCTCTGGCAGTTGACAGACTATGATAAGATCATTTTCATTGATGCTGACCTGCTTATACTTAGGAATATTGACTTCCTATTTGAGATGCCAGAAATATCTGCGATAGGAAACAACGCCACCCTGTTCAACTCAGGTGTGATGGTGATTGAGCCATCAAATTGCACATTCCAGTTGTTGATGGATCACATCAATGAGATAGAGTCTTACAATGGTGGGGACCAGGGGTATCTGAACGAGATCTTCACATGGTGGCACCGGATTCCAAAACACATGAACTTTTTGAAGCACTTCTGGGAAGGTGACGAGGAGGAGAAGAAAGAGATGAAAACTCGTCTCTTTGGAGCTGATCCTCCAGTTCTTTATGTCCTCCACTACCTGGGTTTGAAGCCATGGCTGTGCTTTCGGGACTACGACTGCAACTGGAATGTGGACATATTGCAGGAGTTTGCAAGTAATGTTGCGCATAAAAGGTGGTGGAAGATTCACGATGCCATGCCAGAAAACCTGCAAAAGTTCTGCTTGCTTAGGTCCAAGCAGAAGGCGGCATTGGAATGGGATCGAAGACAAGCAGAGAAGGGCAATTACACAGATGGGCATtggaaaattaagataaaagatCCACGCTTACAGACATGCTTCGAAGATTTCTGCTTCTGGGAGAGCATGTTATGGCACTGGGGTGAAACAAATTGGACGGATAATGCAACTGCTACTCTGCCACCGCCTACAACGACCACGGCATCTCTCCCTTCTTTATaa
- the LOC132253223 gene encoding uncharacterized protein LOC132253223, whose amino-acid sequence MDIDYAIRKDEPHKITDTSTPEQILLYERWEKSNRLSVMYIKTKISAGIRGSIEQHENVRELLKAIDEQFVTSDKALASTLIMKFTSLKLTGVRGVREHIMEMRDIVAQLKKLEVEMSESFLVHFILNTLPPQYGPFKISYNTHKDKWSINELMTMCVQEEGRLLMEQGESAMLVTQRKGKKGKSQASQKGKQQISPKSDIKKDEKCFFCKKKGHVKKKCLKFQNWLEKKGYAKPKEASDK is encoded by the exons ATGGACATAGATTATGCTATAAGGAAAGATGAACCGCATAAGATCACAGATACCAGCACACCTGAACAAATTTTATTGTACGAACGCTGGGAGAAATCTAATCGCCTTAGCGTGATGTACATTAAGACAAAAATCAGTGCTGGTATACGTGGTTCAATCGAGCAACATGAGAATGTCCGTGAATTGCTAAAGGCTATTGACGAGCAATTCGTCACTTCAGATAAAGCCTTGGCAAGCAccctaattatgaagttcacaTCCCTGAAGCTCACCGGTGTAAGAGGTGTGCGTGAACATATCATGGAGATGAGGGACATTGTGGCTCAATTGAAGAAACTCGAGGTAGAAATGTCTGAATCTTTCTTGGTGCACTTTATTCTTAACACTCTTCCACCTCAGTATggacctttcaaaatctcttacaacacacataaggataagtggtctatcaatgaattgatgaccatgtgtgttcaagaggaaGGAAGGTTATTGATGGAACAAGGAGAAAGTGCCATGCTGGTGAcgcaaaggaaaggaaagaaaggaaaatctcaagcCAGTCAGAAAGGGAAGCAACAAATTTCTCCTAAATCTGACATTAAGAAAgacgaaaagtgttttttctgtaaaaagaaagggcacgtgaagaagaaatgtctgaaatttcagaattggcttgagaagaaag ggtatgcaaaacctaaggaagccagtgacaagtga